One genomic segment of Occultella kanbiaonis includes these proteins:
- a CDS encoding glycine--tRNA ligase, with translation MAKEPSRLDAVVNLAKRRGFVFPSGEIYGGTRSAWDYGPLGVELKENIKRQWWQNMVRGRDDVVGLDSMVILPRQVWVASGHVGVFTDPLTECMSCHRRFRADHLEEEFEEKKGRAPENGLADIACPNCGTRGQWTEPRDFNMMLKTYLGPVEEESGLHYLRPETAQGIFVNFATVMGAARKKPPFGIGQIGKSFRNEITPGNFIFRTREFEQMEMEFFVAPGTDEEWHQYWIDARTDWYTDLGIARENLRHFEHPKEKLSHYAKRTVDIEYRFGFTGSEWGELEGIANRTDFDLTTHTEHSGQDLSYFDQTTGERWVPYVIEPAAGLTRSLMAFLVESYHEDEAPNAKGGVDKRTVLRLDPRLAPVKAAVLPLSRNEQLTPAAKDLAAELRKNWNVDFDDAGAIGRRYRRQDEVGTPFCITVDFDTADDQAVTIRERDSMTQERVALDQVSGYLAARLVGA, from the coding sequence TTGGCCAAGGAGCCGTCCCGTCTCGATGCCGTCGTCAATCTCGCGAAGCGCCGCGGGTTCGTGTTCCCGTCCGGTGAGATCTACGGCGGTACCCGGTCCGCTTGGGACTACGGGCCGCTCGGCGTCGAGCTGAAGGAGAACATCAAGCGGCAGTGGTGGCAGAACATGGTCCGCGGCCGCGATGACGTCGTCGGCCTCGACTCCATGGTGATCCTGCCCAGGCAGGTCTGGGTCGCCTCCGGCCACGTCGGCGTGTTCACCGACCCGCTCACCGAGTGCATGTCCTGTCACCGCCGGTTCCGCGCGGATCACCTCGAGGAGGAGTTCGAGGAGAAGAAGGGGCGCGCCCCGGAGAACGGCCTCGCGGACATCGCCTGCCCGAACTGCGGCACGCGCGGGCAGTGGACCGAGCCGCGCGACTTCAACATGATGCTCAAGACCTACCTCGGCCCCGTCGAGGAGGAGTCCGGGCTGCACTACCTGCGCCCGGAGACCGCCCAGGGCATCTTCGTGAACTTCGCGACCGTGATGGGCGCCGCCCGGAAGAAGCCGCCGTTCGGCATCGGCCAGATCGGCAAGTCGTTCCGCAACGAGATCACCCCCGGGAACTTCATCTTCCGCACCCGCGAGTTCGAGCAGATGGAGATGGAGTTCTTCGTCGCCCCCGGCACGGACGAGGAGTGGCATCAGTACTGGATCGACGCCCGCACCGACTGGTACACCGACCTGGGCATCGCCCGGGAGAACCTGCGCCACTTCGAGCACCCGAAGGAGAAACTCTCCCACTATGCCAAGCGGACCGTGGACATCGAGTACCGGTTCGGGTTCACCGGCAGCGAGTGGGGCGAGCTCGAGGGCATCGCGAACCGCACGGACTTCGACCTGACCACACACACCGAGCACTCCGGCCAGGACCTGTCCTACTTCGACCAGACCACCGGTGAGCGCTGGGTGCCGTACGTGATCGAGCCCGCGGCGGGCCTGACCCGCTCGCTGATGGCCTTCCTGGTCGAGTCCTACCACGAGGACGAGGCCCCGAACGCGAAGGGCGGCGTGGACAAGCGCACGGTCCTGCGCCTGGACCCGCGCCTGGCGCCGGTCAAGGCCGCGGTGCTGCCGCTGTCCCGTAACGAGCAACTGACCCCGGCCGCCAAGGATCTGGCGGCCGAACTGCGCAAGAACTGGAACGTCGACTTCGACGACGCCGGTGCGATCGGTCGCCGCTACCGCCGCCAGGACGAGGTCGGCACCCCGTTCTGCATCACGGTGGACTTCGACACCGCGGACGACCAGGCCGTGACCATCCGCGAGCGCGACTCGATGACGCAGGAGCGGGTCGCACTCGACCAGGTCTCCGGCTACCTCGCAGCGCGCCTCGTCGGCGCCTGA
- a CDS encoding YibE/F family protein has protein sequence MSHQHTELDPDRDLGVVGARRARRILAACVLPLLIATIVGLIALWPGGDTPIGSLENPVEGPNFTTATVVEVTGVIGEEVRAELHDGTGRIVPVQVPPEIVESGIEVGSQMRVFFTASALGSGSPYVFVDFVRDVPLIILGIVYALVVLAVARLRGFMAIVGLLASLGVVGVFLIPALMGGGPPLLVTIVGASAMMFFAVYLAHGISIRTTTALLGTFIGLAATTALAAWATGAASLTGANSDSSLVLSSVLPGVNLSDILLCGIVIAGLGALNDVTITQASAVWELRAASPNAPLRQVFGRAMRIGRDHIASTVYTLAFAYVGTALPVLMIVMLYDRSLGSTLTAGEIAEEVVRTLVSSIGLVLAIPATTAIATLLVASSRARDRFAVLATPDGGGAVPAELADGGGAVRETLADGGGAVRERRRDGGGADRERRRDGGGAHRAEPTDDDGAATGPPGPDAVDR, from the coding sequence ATGAGCCACCAGCACACCGAACTCGATCCTGATCGCGACCTCGGCGTCGTCGGTGCTCGTCGGGCCCGCCGCATCCTCGCGGCGTGCGTCCTACCCCTGCTCATCGCCACGATCGTCGGCCTGATCGCGCTGTGGCCCGGCGGCGACACCCCGATCGGCTCGCTCGAGAACCCCGTCGAGGGCCCCAACTTCACCACGGCCACCGTGGTGGAGGTGACCGGGGTCATCGGCGAGGAGGTCCGCGCCGAGTTGCATGACGGCACCGGCAGGATCGTCCCGGTCCAGGTGCCGCCGGAGATCGTCGAGTCCGGCATCGAGGTCGGCTCGCAGATGCGGGTCTTCTTCACCGCCAGTGCGCTCGGCTCGGGCAGTCCGTACGTCTTCGTCGACTTCGTGCGTGATGTGCCGCTGATCATCCTGGGCATCGTCTATGCGCTCGTGGTGCTCGCCGTCGCCCGGTTGCGTGGGTTCATGGCGATCGTCGGGTTGCTCGCCAGCCTGGGCGTGGTCGGGGTGTTCCTGATCCCGGCCCTGATGGGCGGCGGCCCGCCGTTGCTGGTGACGATCGTGGGCGCCAGCGCGATGATGTTCTTCGCCGTGTATCTCGCGCACGGGATCTCGATCCGGACCACGACGGCGCTGCTCGGCACCTTCATCGGCCTCGCCGCCACCACGGCCCTGGCGGCGTGGGCCACCGGCGCGGCCAGCCTCACCGGCGCGAACTCCGACTCCTCGCTCGTGTTGAGCTCGGTGCTGCCCGGGGTGAACCTGAGCGACATCCTGCTCTGCGGGATCGTGATCGCCGGCCTCGGCGCCCTCAACGACGTCACGATCACGCAGGCGTCGGCCGTCTGGGAGCTGCGCGCCGCCTCCCCGAACGCTCCGCTGCGGCAGGTGTTCGGCCGCGCGATGCGGATCGGTCGCGATCACATCGCCTCCACGGTCTACACGCTCGCGTTCGCCTACGTCGGCACGGCGCTGCCGGTCCTGATGATCGTCATGCTCTACGACCGCTCGCTCGGCAGCACGCTCACCGCGGGCGAGATCGCCGAGGAGGTCGTGCGCACGCTCGTCTCCTCGATCGGCCTGGTGCTCGCCATCCCCGCCACGACGGCGATCGCGACCCTCCTGGTCGCCTCGTCCAGGGCGCGCGACCGGTTCGCGGTCCTCGCAACGCCCGACGGCGGTGGTGCGGTTCCGGCAGAGCTCGCCGACGGCGGTGGTGCGGTTCGCGAGACGCTCGCCGACGGCGGTGGCGCGGTTCGTGAACGGCGTCGCGACGGCGGTGGTGCGGACCGCGAGCGGCGTCGCGACGGCGGTGGTGCGCACCGCGCCGAACCGACCGACGACGATGGTGCGGCCACAGGCCCACCCGGACCAGACGCCGTCGACCGGTAG